The DNA segment GTACCATGAAAATCCTTTTGTAAGTTGTTTCTTCTAAGATGCCAGTATGTAGCCCAGAAAAAAATTTAAGGCCGACTGCAATCAAATTAATAGGCCATCCAGAAGGAAAATGCAATGGACTTAAATACATTTGAACAGCCAGTAGCCATGTACCCAAGTGTATTACTGAGCTGTGGGCAAAGTTGACCTCTGTCAGAAGTGGAAGAGACAATACTGTGTACAGTCATTAATATTTTTAAGCTGGACGCATTGCAGGAGTGCACATTGTTCTTTACTCTCCTTTCACTCTCATGTCCTTAGAGGAGAAGAGGGCATTGGACACCAGAAATAGTTTTCCATCAACTGATGAATTGCCACATCCAGCCGTATTGACATCAATTAAGGAggcagcccttgactgactggaATAATTGCATAGAAATGTGGTGAGAGTAAAGAAATGTGTGCTAGGATCTGATCACCTTCATGTGATAGGGATGGAACTCATTCATCTTTCCTTCATGCCAAAGCAGAAGCTTTAAGGATCTGCTTCAACTGCACCGAGCAGACAGTAACAGACAAAATTTACAAACCTACCTGCTTGTATGTCCCATAGGGCCATTTGTGGAGCAGCAGACAAAAGTGACAGCATTGATGTAGCCTGGAAAGCAGGAAGATGCATGCAAGGCTCCACTGCCAGACCATTCAAGATCACCTTCCACCGGCGCAGACACATCAGCTCGATGGGCCCTCAAGCATCATAGAAGGGGTGGCATATAGTGAGCAACACATCAGGGAGGAGGCGAGGGAGCCAGTTGCAGCTGTTGGCAGTGGCCCTCGGAGGATGGATACAACCATACTGTGATGACGGAAATGCAGAGTCATGGGGGTCACACGCTGAGTTTGTGTTCCCATAGCAACAATGGAAGACATACCCAAACGTCAAATTCCCAGAGACTGTGCAAAGTGTGGAGCAGAGAATGGAGATGACCACTCAGAGTATATATTCTGCCCTGTATCGGGCACATCTGCATGAACCTGTCCATTGACAGAGTGACCAACTACTTGGAGAAGCATAATGCTTATCATTAGAGTGGATTCAGGAGCATTGCACTGACTTCCAGGAAACGAATGTCACCTTATGCAGAACTGACACATCACTGGCCCTGATGGCACAGATGATGTATGGACGGGGCACCAGGGATATCACTATTGTTGGTCAACTCTAATGTTCAAGTGCCCCATGAAGTGGGTGGTGATAAGTGTGGGCATACCTCTAATGAAGGCATCATCATCTGATGCCTCCACAGCCTCTTCAATGAAGGCACCATCAATGCAGAAAGGCTCTTTGGCAGTGGCTGCCTCTCCATTGTTGCAAGTAtggcaagctgttccagtgccCACACTGGCACCACAACACTGAGGATTACTGCCAGAATTATCTCAGCAGACACACATGAGCAGCTTACCTCCACCTAACCTTTTCTACAGGGGGAGCATCCTGTAGGAAAAACAGGCTCTTACTAATGGCGTACTGTAAGGGTCAGTGATAAGTCTGTTCCAAATGTTCAGaagttatttaaatgatttggatgcgaaatTAATTAAATTTGCAAATTTGCTGGTGACATCAAACTGGGTGGGATTGTAAATCATGAGGATACAAAGAAGCTTCAAGAGGATGTGAACAGACTAAGTGAATGGGTTAAAACGTGATAGATGGTATTTAATGTGAAAatgtgtgaagttattcattttggtggGAAAAAAGGCAGAATAATTCTTAAATATTAAGAGCTTTGATgtccaaagggatctgggtgtacttGTCAGTGAATCATTAAAAGTTAGCATGTGattgcagcaagcaattaggaaggcaaatgatatgttagcATTCACTTCAACAGGATTTGAGGATTTGAGAAATTAAGATATCTTGCTGTAATTGTATAAAGCCTTAGTGAGGGCTCACCTGGAGTATTATCTCCAGTTCGGCCTCCTTATCAAAGAAAGGATATATAGTCATAACGGAGATCCACGGCAGATTATCAGATTAATCAATGGGAAAGCAGGATttattttatgaggagagattgaagaaacTCAGTCTATATTTCCTTGagcttcaaagaatgagagatgtagtgtattgaaacttacaaaattcttacaagatgagacagagtgaatgtgcataggatgttttccctggctgGTGTTTCTAAAACCAGATAATATAACTTAAGAATAAAGGGTAGGCCACTTAAAATGGTGATGAGGAAAAAGTTTTAGAGGGTGGTGATTCATTGGAATGATGTTGCCCAGAGGGCTATGACGGTCGGTCAGAGTATGTTCAATGAAGGAATTCATGTGCTTCTGGAGATTAATGACATTAAGGAATGTGGAGGAAGTATGCTTAAGTAATGTGGAGGTAGATGGTTAAACATGATCTCATTAGTGGgataggcttgatgggctgactaGCCTGCTTCTGTACCAGTGTTCCTGTCCATCAACAGCAATTAGGTTATATGCATTTCTGGCAATGGAGAGATAAATGTTGTTTTCATAACCTGAGCTTCCATCATGTCATATGTACTTTTCTTTCCCATTTTTATTTTACTAGGCTGGTCATCATCTTGTTTCTTCCTCACCAATGCTAATGCATTCAGATAGTTTTTATATGTAATTTACACCACGTTTACACTtaatctttgtttcctcactGTATCCATTACTATTCTTTCCAGTTGTTTCGTCATGAAACTTTAGCTATTTAATCTTCCCAGGTATTTGTTGGCTCTGTTGATATTATTCTTGCACTGAGTTTGAAACTTGCGCCCACTTTGTGACTTGAATATTATATTGATTCACCTTTTAGTGCTTTACTTAGTATTACTCAGTTGCCAGGAGTGAATACTTTCAATTTACACTCTCAAAATGGAGCCTCCATTCATTCAGGTAAGCATAAAAGATAAAAAGCGTAAGAGATTCTCCTGGTAAacattatttttttaaacaaccGTTTCCAACAAGCTAGTTAATAGTTGCATTTCCTATCCCAGAAAAGTGATGTTTGCAAGATTGAAAATTGCATTCTTCTATGTAATTTGATGCTTTTCAGGATACCACAATGCAATAAGTTTGTGCACATTTATTATTTGCACCAGTggtaaatgttttaattgtaattaatcttttttttcagaaattggcACATCCAAAGAAATTAGATGAATCTTTGAAGTCTCGTTTGGAAATGATGAAGACCAGATTATTGAACAGCAGTTGAAGGATGGATGGATTGGATCAGACGGACACCACCACAAATCACTTCTCTCCTGACAGGCTTACCGGTCACATAGATCCGTTCAACCACCAGCGTGGCAAAGGGGACTCTGGTTATAGTTCCTTCTCTATTTCATTCAACACTCCAGAGTACTTGTCTGTAGCTCATTGCAGTGAGGATCCCAGGCAGTCAGGATATGCATTGTATCGGGGTCCTGATTCAGAgacactgcaacatactgacgcAGTAGTCTGCGATGCTGGTGTTATGAGCACTGAAGAGAGAGCCGTGTTCCCGCCAATGGATAACCCCTCTCGGAATGGTAATAATAGGAAGTTTAATTGGTCAaacccacctcctcctccaatACGCCATGATAGTTTCCTAGTTACCAAGCAGCATAATGGTCTTGGCAACAATTATAGCTATGATGAGTTATGCCTCCCAAATGTGGCTGAGAGGTCTTCATTAATCGAGAGCAAGACACGGGGGATGACTAATAGAAGTTACCTCCAATCTAAGGAgaccacaaacctgcctgctggTAAAGTTACTTATGACCTTGGACAAACGCGAACTCCATGGTGTACTCCCACTTCAAACTTGACTGGTTTTGTGCCAGAAAGGCACAGTCAATCACTTGAAGGTGCTGTCAATTTTCCTTCCAAAGGTACTGATAAGGCATCTCAGAACGACTCAAATGATTCACTTCCTCCCTTTGTCCATTACAGTTTAGGTGTCACACATGACTGTGCAGAATCGCAACAACAAATCAACAATCTCCCACTGGCACACGGAATTAAACCACACCCTATTAGACAGCAGCACCTTGATCTATCACCTGTAGTAACTCTTACTAGTGCTAGTGAAAGTAATCAGACTGCAGTGTCATATTGTTACACCAGCagcacacatacagaaacatctATAAGAGAGCCTTGGCCAGCAGAAGGTATTTCTGGGCCTATCCAAGCAAAGGACCAAGAAAACACTACAGAAGCATATAAATCTGAGGCACATTCTAAGCCTCATGTAACTGGAGATTGCAAAGGTAGAAAGGAATCTTTGAATCCATTGAGTACCAGCCATTTAGTTCTTCAGTCACCTGCCATGGACTTGCAATCCACGTGTGGAGAATTTGGATTTAGAAGGCATAACAACGCCAGCAGCAGCCAGATCTTCTACTGTGGACCCAGTGAAAATTCTCACAACTCAAAACTACATCCTACAGTGCCTGAGTCAGCAATACAAAGCAAGTATTTAAGCCAAAGGCAAATGAGAAATAGCATAGACAGTGCAGAGTCTCAGATACTCCCACATTCAGATGCAAGAACTAACCACAATGCTTTAGCAAACCAATTGTCTACAACAGCAAGACAGTTATGTACCGATGGAATAATCACTGCTGAAAATACTCCAATGCTGCATCGTCTTACCTTTGAAAGCATAAATACAGCCAAAAATGCAGCAGGAAATACTAATCAGAAAATACAAGCCACTGAGGACTCAAAGGAGGCATAcaatcagaggaacagaaaccaAGACCTGCGCAAGGGTTTCCAGAGCAAACAGGAACAGTTTCACAAGTGCAAGAGTTTTTTGCAGCTCTTAGATGAACCTACCAAACTCAACCAATTGAATGAAGAATCTTCAGACCTCTTAGGAACACCAATTGTTTCTTCTAAAATTGCTTATAGAGACCAAGTGAAGTACGCACAAACTATGGTCCTAAGGGAGACCTCTTTTAAACGTAGAGATCTTCAGCTTAGTTGGCCAAACCGAGCTAAGCAGAAACCCACTGAGAGGCCAAGCATCACACACTTACAAACAGCCTCTTTGACGGACCCAAGGCATTTCCTTGAtgatccaacaaccacaatgtCATCGTCGCAAGTATTACATGAGGATCTACCAGCTAAATCTCTGGCTTCTGAGCACCAGGCTGCCCATATGGGGAGCAGGAAAAGACTGACATCGCAAGAGAAAACGATGTATCATTCAGTACCTGAAAAAATAAATCAATTGGGTGTGACAAATGGTTCAAGAAAATTCCCTCCTTCATGGGAGCAGGATGACAATTTCCCAAACCCACATGAAGAGAGGAGCATTGTAGCTTCCATGCGACAACTGTTTGAAACAACTTCCTTGGCAGCAAATGCACCCATGGCATTAAAGCACATTCAGCACAAAGCCTTAATTGAGTACATGGAACGTAAGAAAAGTCAGAGACCCCGTAGCACAGAACCTATGTGTGAACAAAGTCAAATGGGAAGGTTCACCTCGCACAGGAGGTTTTCGGACTGGAGTTCCAATGTATGTTCCAACCTCAGCCCTGCCAAAGGGCAGAACATATCGAGACACAAATCTGCAGATGTACTATGGGAACCATGGGACGATTCCTTGGCAATGCCAGCCATCTGCACCAATACGTCTCCCAGTAGCCAGTTAAGCCAGCCATTTCAGAACCATCACTTTCAAAAGCGGGCAGATGACGTTAGTTTTTCTGGAAAGTTTGCATCCACCGATAAATTACCGAACCAACCAAGGTCCGTTCATTTTGTTGGGCGCCCAAGATCAAAGTCATCTCCATTATCTTCACAGGTATGTACATTAGCTAGTAGCTGAGTCATTCTCACTTGATTTGTCCCCCTGGCACCGCCTGAGCTGAGATGCTCTGGCTTTGATTCCCACTTCCGGGCTGATATCTTATTCACTTCAGGAAAGCCAGCATGTATCAATGCTGAACCACAGCTCAAATAAATGGAGAAAGTTAATGGCAGGAAAGGTACCAAATGCATCTGCTAGGGACAGAAAGCAGTGACAGGTAAGAAGGATGAGCAACTAGCCATGTAGAAAAAGCTATATAAAGAAAAGTGAACTAGCCCCATGAATGCCAGATCCAAACCAAATGTTTTCCAAGTAGTTTCTGGTTCTTTATCATGTGGCTAGGGATAAGGGTCGGAAGAGGATAGGAATTCTGAAAACATTGAAGAGAATTTTGCAGCAATGGCTGGGTACTGTAAACTCATTGGATTATAGGTTTTAAGATTTTGAAATGGCCTGTAGCTAAATGATATTGATTTTTTTGTGCTAAAACTCTGTTACCATATTAACCTCAAGAGAAATTAAGGAAAATGCTGCTCCTCTTGCAAAATaagcttttcattttcattttttaaccACAATGAAATCAGAATTTGTAAATAATTAGAGCACACATGTTGGTTGCATGATTAATTACGAATTAGCAGTGTTGTTACAATCCTTTTACATATAAACATGCTGACACTTTTACAATGGCAACAGCATCACTTAGAATTACATAGATTTGCAGCACCAAAACAGTTCAACCAATCAATGCAGGGTTCAGTGTTTTCGTATATTCCCTTTTCTGTCACATATTCATCTAACTTCCTTTTCAAAGTATCTGAGCTACTTGCGTTTACCATTGTCTGTgctagcaagttccacattcaaaCCACTCCCCAAATAAGGAAACTTGTCCTTATTTCTGTATTGCAATTATTATTAAGTTGTACTGAAAGTCTAAGTTTAGGGTCTTTCCACAAGCGGAAATGTCCTCTCTGCACCTACCCTGTTCCATCCATTCAGAATTGGaaagacctcaatcaagtcaactctaagttttctcattttaaaggaCAAAATAAAACCTGTTCAATTCTCTTCTTCAGTGCAATCGCTCAGGTctggtaacatcctagtaaatcttttatCCCAGTAAATATTTTATAGTACAGGGAACTAGAAATGTGCACTGAATTGCTATTGCCTTGTTTCCTGATTAGTTTTTTGGAAGTTTAAAGTATAAATTTAAAACACATTGAAATTAAATCAAACAAACTGAAGAGAATAACCATGTTTTGATAAAgttattttttttccctgttgCAGAAGGATTTAGCTCCTGCTGTAAGCTCAGAACCAATGAAACAAATGTGTAACAGCAGAAACACTTCCAGGTGAGTGACAAAATTGTCTTTGCAAAGACTATGTACTGAACTTGAAGCttcaatatttaagaagcagAACTGAAGTGGAGGGATACTTCTGCCTATTCTGA comes from the Stegostoma tigrinum isolate sSteTig4 chromosome 13, sSteTig4.hap1, whole genome shotgun sequence genome and includes:
- the LOC125458319 gene encoding protein Shroom1-like isoform X2, which translates into the protein MDGLDQTDTTTNHFSPDRLTGHIDPFNHQRGKGDSGYSSFSISFNTPEYLSVAHCSEDPRQSGYALYRGPDSETLQHTDAVVCDAGVMSTEERAVFPPMDNPSRNGNNRKFNWSNPPPPPIRHDSFLVTKQHNGLGNNYSYDELCLPNVAERSSLIESKTRGMTNRSYLQSKETTNLPAGKVTYDLGQTRTPWCTPTSNLTGFVPERHSQSLEGAVNFPSKGTDKASQNDSNDSLPPFVHYSLGVTHDCAESQQQINNLPLAHGIKPHPIRQQHLDLSPVVTLTSASESNQTAVSYCYTSSTHTETSIREPWPAEGISGPIQAKDQENTTEAYKSEAHSKPHVTGDCKGRKESLNPLSTSHLVLQSPAMDLQSTCGEFGFRRHNNASSSQIFYCGPSENSHNSKLHPTVPESAIQSKYLSQRQMRNSIDSAESQILPHSDARTNHNALANQLSTTARQLCTDGIITAENTPMLHRLTFESINTAKNAAGNTNQKIQATEDSKEAYNQRNRNQDLRKGFQSKQEQFHKCKSFLQLLDEPTKLNQLNEESSDLLGTPIVSSKIAYRDQVKYAQTMVLRETSFKRRDLQLSWPNRAKQKPTERPSITHLQTASLTDPRHFLDDPTTTMSSSQVLHEDLPAKSLASEHQAAHMGSRKRLTSQEKTMYHSVPEKINQLGVTNGSRKFPPSWEQDDNFPNPHEERSIVASMRQLFETTSLAANAPMALKHIQHKALIEYMERKKSQRPRSTEPMCEQSQMGRFTSHRRFSDWSSNVCSNLSPAKGQNISRHKSADVLWEPWDDSLAMPAICTNTSPSSQLSQPFQNHHFQKRADDVSFSGKFASTDKLPNQPRSVHFVGRPRSKSSPLSSQKDLAPAVSSEPMKQMCNSRNTSRSVSGKINPVTDRISYSNCHENKRKNMAPSKNILARQRGKSLDEIQTPRVRSSAVLSRSSDQLHHSAIDSEVDSQTGNMVPQEKPSGSPTKWIKVALALKKERPPLSRLPSPKQEGIKLKQEGIMLGTNKISALTTFETNSKVIKAHRGSSAESPTSTSPSPRSRLQSPLWNSRDRAHSLSSLSSWRDDVFVEDSSNISKNSTTDPCSAAENFSVQFNISQQHHSKSFESSPTEITMNKETKSATQSTRGKNSLSTKESLHLDLGENGEENHNRSMSTVLGSSSNSSDVAIERPVPILMAQVAKSAEDKSETSQPFPVKDHQDNGEEPFQQLSKDPGSTSVHVRVKTKTPEDLRIEELIKEIINEDHSLADVLDPSPTRKTIMDLVTELFQKDTSVLEACQRRKQMDSQAMMKETKNKNKQDNQLSFSIKTNLQSEISMKINQKQESTKSEMECESDVTEKKELINTIKCKLQKLQEAKSGLNEDIKRNSTLGDDIQVWVNEVCTPNEVQKYKTFIEDLDKVMNLLLCLSSRLVRVESALSKVNEATDVEEKQSLNERHRTLSRQREDARGLKEHQDHRERVIFSILTNYLTKEQLLHCEHFIQMRKAFLIKQKELEEDCKLTEEQLEFFENTLQI
- the LOC125458319 gene encoding protein Shroom1-like isoform X1; amino-acid sequence: MDGLDQTDTTTNHFSPDRLTGHIDPFNHQRGKGDSGYSSFSISFNTPEYLSVAHCSEDPRQSGYALYRGPDSETLQHTDAVVCDAGVMSTEERAVFPPMDNPSRNGNNRKFNWSNPPPPPIRHDSFLVTKQHNGLGNNYSYDELCLPNVAERSSLIESKTRGMTNRSYLQSKETTNLPAGKVTYDLGQTRTPWCTPTSNLTGFVPERHSQSLEGAVNFPSKGTDKASQNDSNDSLPPFVHYSLGVTHDCAESQQQINNLPLAHGIKPHPIRQQHLDLSPVVTLTSASESNQTAVSYCYTSSTHTETSIREPWPAEGISGPIQAKDQENTTEAYKSEAHSKPHVTGDCKGRKESLNPLSTSHLVLQSPAMDLQSTCGEFGFRRHNNASSSQIFYCGPSENSHNSKLHPTVPESAIQSKYLSQRQMRNSIDSAESQILPHSDARTNHNALANQLSTTARQLCTDGIITAENTPMLHRLTFESINTAKNAAGNTNQKIQATEDSKEAYNQRNRNQDLRKGFQSKQEQFHKCKSFLQLLDEPTKLNQLNEESSDLLGTPIVSSKIAYRDQVKYAQTMVLRETSFKRRDLQLSWPNRAKQKPTERPSITHLQTASLTDPRHFLDDPTTTMSSSQVLHEDLPAKSLASEHQAAHMGSRKRLTSQEKTMYHSVPEKINQLGVTNGSRKFPPSWEQDDNFPNPHEERSIVASMRQLFETTSLAANAPMALKHIQHKALIEYMERKKSQRPRSTEPMCEQSQMGRFTSHRRFSDWSSNVCSNLSPAKGQNISRHKSADVLWEPWDDSLAMPAICTNTSPSSQLSQPFQNHHFQKRADDVSFSGKFASTDKLPNQPRSVHFVGRPRSKSSPLSSQKDLAPAVSSEPMKQMCNSRNTSRSVSGKINPVTDRISYSNCHENKRKNMAPSKNILARQRGKSLDEIQTPRVRSSAVLSRSSDQLHHSAIDSEVDSQTGNMVPQEKPSGSPTKWIKVALALKKERPPLSRLPSPKQEGIKLKQEGIMLGTNKISALTTFETNSKVIKAHRGSSAESPTSTSPSPRSRLQSPLWNSRDRAHSLSSLSSWRDDVFVEDSSNISKNSTTDPCSAAENFSVQFNISQQHHSKSFESSPTEITMNKETKSATQSTRGKNSLSTKESLHLDLGENGEENHNRSMSTVLGSSSNSSDVAIERPVPILMAQVAKSAEDKSETSQPFPVKDHQDNGEEPFQQLSKDPGSTSVHVRVKTKTPEDLRIEELIKEIINEDHSLADVLDPSPTRKTIMDLVTELFQKDTSVLEACQRRKQMDSQAMMKETKNKNKQDNQLSFSIKTNLQSEISMKINQKQESTKSEMECESDVTEKKKELINTIKCKLQKLQEAKSGLNEDIKRNSTLGDDIQVWVNEVCTPNEVQKYKTFIEDLDKVMNLLLCLSSRLVRVESALSKVNEATDVEEKQSLNERHRTLSRQREDARGLKEHQDHRERVIFSILTNYLTKEQLLHCEHFIQMRKAFLIKQKELEEDCKLTEEQLEFFENTLQI
- the LOC125458319 gene encoding protein Shroom1-like isoform X3 gives rise to the protein MDGLDQTDTTTNHFSPDRLTGHIDPFNHQRGKGDSGYSSFSISFNTPEYLSVAHCSEDPRQSGYALYRGPDSETLQHTDAVVCDAGVMSTEERAVFPPMDNPSRNGNNRKFNWSNPPPPPIRHDSFLVTKQHNGLGNNYSYDELCLPNVAERSSLIESKTRGMTNRSYLQSKETTNLPAGKVTYDLGQTRTPWCTPTSNLTGFVPERHSQSLEGAVNFPSKGTDKASQNDSNDSLPPFVHYSLGVTHDCAESQQQINNLPLAHGIKPHPIRQQHLDLSPVVTLTSASESNQTAVSYCYTSSTHTETSIREPWPAEGISGPIQAKDQENTTEAYKSEAHSKPHVTGDCKGRKESLNPLSTSHLVLQSPAMDLQSTCGEFGFRRHNNASSSQIFYCGPSENSHNSKLHPTVPESAIQSKYLSQRQMRNSIDSAESQILPHSDARTNHNALANQLSTTARQLCTDGIITAENTPMLHRLTFESINTAKNAAGNTNQKIQATEDSKEAYNQRNRNQDLRKGFQSKQEQFHKCKSFLQLLDEPTKLNQLNEESSDLLGTPIVSSKIAYRDQVKYAQTMVLRETSFKRRDLQLSWPNRAKQKPTERPSITHLQTASLTDPRHFLDDPTTTMSSSQVLHEDLPAKSLASEHQAAHMGSRKRLTSQEKTMYHSVPEKINQLGVTNGSRKFPPSWEQDDNFPNPHEERSIVASMRQLFETTSLAANAPMALKHIQHKALIEYMERKKSQRPRSTEPMCEQSQMGRFTSHRRFSDWSSNVCSNLSPAKGQNISRHKSADVLWEPWDDSLAMPAICTNTSPSSQLSQPFQNHHFQKRADDVSFSGKFASTDKLPNQPRSVHFVGRPRSKSSPLSSQKDLAPAVSSEPMKQMCNSRNTSRSVSGKINPVTDRISYSNCHENKRKNMAPSKNILARQRGKSLDEIQTPRVRSSAVLSRSSDQLHHSAIDSEVDSQTGNMVPQEKPSGSPTKWIKVALALKKERPPLSRLPSPKQEGIKLKQEGIMLGTNKISALTTFETNSKVIKAHRGSSAESPTSTSPSPRSRLQSPLWNSRDRAHSLSSLSSWRDDVFVEDSSNISKNSTTDPCSAAENFSVQFNISQQHHSKSFESSPTEITMNKETKSATQSTRGKNSLSTKESLHLDLGENGEENHNRSMSTVLGSSSNSSDVAIERPVPILMAQVAKSAEDKSETSQPFPVKDHQDNGEEPFQQLSKDPGSTSVHVRVKTKTPEDLRIEELIKEIINEDHSLADVLDPSPTRKTIMDLVTELFQKDTSVLEACQRRKQMDSQAMMKETKNKNKQDNQLSFSIKTNLQSEISMKINQKQESTKSEMECESDVTEKKKELINTIKCKLQKLQEAKSGLNEDIKRNSTLGDDIQVWVNEVCTPNEVQKYKTFIEDLDKVMNLLLCLSSRLVRVESALSKVNEATDVEEKVASAQVNCIDGIHSTNLKNVLLKSFCLNTSSGNS